The following coding sequences lie in one Listeria ivanovii subsp. londoniensis genomic window:
- a CDS encoding ThuA domain-containing protein: MTRVTVWNEFLHEKEDDAVLAIYPDGIHGQIAHFLEKAGFDAGTATLEEPEHGLTEEVLASTDVLIWWGHMGHDRVEDNIVNRVQKRVLEGMGLIVLHSGHMSKIFMRLMGTSCDLKWREANERERLWVVDPSHPIAKGIGEFIELDEEEMYGEHFDVPAPDELIFLGWFEGGEVFRSGITYKRGNGRIFYFQPGHESYPTYHHPDIQQVIINGVHWCANGRDTYPAYGNHQPLEKIGRK; encoded by the coding sequence ATGACACGAGTTACAGTTTGGAATGAATTTTTGCATGAAAAAGAAGATGATGCAGTACTTGCGATTTATCCAGATGGCATCCATGGACAAATTGCTCATTTTCTAGAAAAGGCTGGTTTCGATGCGGGAACAGCTACACTAGAAGAGCCAGAACATGGGCTTACTGAAGAAGTTCTTGCTAGTACAGATGTCCTTATTTGGTGGGGACACATGGGCCATGATCGTGTAGAAGATAACATTGTCAACCGCGTTCAAAAACGTGTATTAGAAGGTATGGGGCTGATTGTACTTCATTCTGGTCATATGTCGAAAATTTTCATGCGTTTAATGGGAACAAGTTGTGATTTAAAGTGGCGTGAAGCAAATGAAAGAGAGCGACTTTGGGTAGTAGATCCATCTCATCCAATCGCCAAAGGAATTGGTGAATTTATTGAGCTTGATGAAGAAGAGATGTACGGTGAGCACTTTGATGTTCCAGCGCCAGATGAACTGATTTTCTTAGGTTGGTTTGAAGGCGGAGAAGTATTCCGAAGTGGCATTACGTATAAACGAGGAAATGGGCGGATTTTCTATTTCCAACCAGGTCATGAATCTTACCCAACATACCATCATCCAGACATTCAACAAGTAATTATCAATGGGGTTCATTGGTGCGCAAATGGAAGAGATACCTATCCAGCATATGGAAATCATCAACCACTAGAAAAAATTGGGAGGAAATAA
- a CDS encoding helix-turn-helix transcriptional regulator, giving the protein MSDYLEIPELNKAFPFRSFINEGEVLVYPHWHKEIEIIYALKGSLNLGINDMPIQLNEGEIQVINGGDVHYFLASPNSERIVIQFDLSLFQEEMQMDDAGKPLREMLTEMAHLSREWPEAVVTNMQSLIMEIHGEANEHKPGKHYILKANLLSIIVLIYRAIPQIKTQPDSVITEQAVLKSQETLHKLDQIFSYVEKHYQEPVSLQEIADHTGFSIYYFTKFFKRNTGMTFVTFLNDYRLNKAKWMLLNEAFPVTEVAELAGFSSVKTFHHAFKRAMGIAPLKYRKAIYGNN; this is encoded by the coding sequence ATGAGTGATTACTTGGAAATCCCCGAATTAAATAAAGCTTTTCCTTTTCGATCATTCATCAATGAGGGTGAGGTGCTTGTATATCCTCACTGGCACAAAGAAATCGAAATAATTTACGCATTAAAAGGTAGCTTGAATTTAGGCATAAATGATATGCCAATTCAATTAAATGAAGGCGAAATTCAAGTTATTAACGGTGGGGATGTCCATTATTTTTTAGCTTCTCCAAATAGTGAGCGTATTGTTATTCAGTTTGATTTAAGTCTATTTCAAGAAGAGATGCAGATGGATGATGCAGGAAAACCACTTCGAGAAATGCTTACAGAAATGGCTCATTTGAGTAGAGAATGGCCAGAAGCGGTTGTTACAAACATGCAGTCACTAATTATGGAAATACATGGAGAGGCTAACGAGCATAAACCTGGAAAGCATTATATTTTAAAAGCGAATTTATTATCGATTATTGTACTTATTTATCGTGCAATTCCACAAATAAAAACCCAGCCTGACAGTGTGATTACTGAACAAGCTGTACTTAAATCACAAGAAACCTTACATAAATTAGATCAAATTTTTTCCTACGTAGAAAAACATTATCAGGAACCTGTTAGCTTGCAAGAAATAGCAGACCACACCGGCTTTAGTATTTATTATTTTACGAAGTTTTTTAAGCGAAACACCGGAATGACTTTTGTGACATTTCTAAATGATTATCGTCTCAATAAAGCTAAGTGGATGCTATTAAATGAAGCATTTCCAGTAACTGAAGTGGCGGAACTTGCGGGTTTTAGTAGTGTTAAAACTTTCCATCATGCATTCAAACGAGCGATGGGAATAGCGCCACTCAAATACAGAAAAGCAATATACGGGAATAATTAA
- a CDS encoding sugar phosphate isomerase/epimerase family protein, whose translation MQAKIALQLWSVKEACELDFFGTLEKVAEMGYDGVEFAGYYGKSAHEIKAKIAELGLEVAGSHISKEQLEADLDNVILHEKELGNRHIVCPYADFETEEEWLEFSKQLQVMTQTINDAGLSFSYHNHAHELERLSNQTSLEMLLENVPEMNAELDTYWLEYAGVGVIPFIEKYQQRIPLVHIKDRSAKQKESTIIGEGVLDIQGYITAALNSGSEWLIIEQEAFEEDPLISVSRGRDYLASLLEEK comes from the coding sequence ATGCAAGCAAAAATAGCTTTGCAACTGTGGAGTGTCAAAGAAGCCTGTGAACTCGATTTCTTTGGAACACTAGAAAAAGTGGCTGAAATGGGTTACGACGGTGTGGAGTTCGCTGGATATTACGGGAAATCAGCTCATGAAATAAAAGCAAAAATAGCTGAGCTTGGACTAGAAGTTGCAGGTTCACATATTAGTAAAGAACAATTAGAAGCGGATCTAGACAATGTGATTTTGCATGAAAAAGAACTAGGAAACAGGCATATTGTATGTCCTTATGCAGATTTTGAAACGGAAGAAGAATGGCTTGAATTTAGCAAACAACTTCAAGTAATGACGCAAACAATCAATGATGCTGGTCTTTCTTTTAGCTACCACAATCATGCGCACGAGCTGGAGAGGCTTTCTAATCAAACAAGTCTCGAAATGTTGTTAGAAAACGTACCAGAAATGAATGCAGAATTAGATACTTATTGGCTAGAGTACGCAGGTGTGGGTGTTATTCCCTTTATTGAAAAATATCAGCAGCGCATTCCTTTAGTGCATATTAAAGACAGGTCTGCCAAGCAAAAAGAAAGCACGATTATCGGAGAAGGTGTATTAGATATTCAAGGATATATTACCGCAGCTTTAAACAGCGGTTCCGAGTGGTTGATTATTGAACAAGAAGCATTTGAAGAAGATCCGTTAATTAGTGTAAGTAGAGGGCGCGATTATTTAGCAAGTTTATTGGAGGAGAAGTAA
- a CDS encoding Gfo/Idh/MocA family protein has translation MSLKVGIIGCGGIANGKHMPSLLKAEKAEMVAFCDIVIEKAEAAAKEFGAKNASVYKKYQDLLEDKSIDVIHVCTPNISHAEISIAAMEAGKHVMCEKPMAKTTEEAKSMIAAAERTGKKLTIGYQNRFRKDSDYLHQICENNELGDIYYAKAKAIRRRAVPTWGVFLDEEAQGGGPLIDIGTHALDLTLWMMDNYKPKYVVGNSYHKLAKKENAANAWGSWDPKKFTVEDSAFGFITMENGATIVLEASWALNTLDVGEARTSLSGTEGGADMEDGLRINGEAYSQMYEKKIQLDADGVDFYDGEGDDPALIEAEQWLDAILNNTEPVVKPEQALVVTQILEAIYESSKTGQPVYFN, from the coding sequence ATGTCATTGAAAGTTGGAATTATTGGTTGTGGAGGCATTGCAAATGGGAAACATATGCCGAGTTTATTAAAAGCGGAGAAAGCAGAAATGGTTGCTTTTTGCGATATTGTAATAGAAAAAGCAGAGGCGGCAGCAAAAGAATTTGGCGCGAAAAATGCAAGCGTATACAAAAAATATCAAGACCTACTCGAAGACAAATCAATCGACGTTATCCACGTATGCACACCAAATATTTCGCATGCTGAAATTTCGATTGCAGCAATGGAAGCCGGTAAACATGTTATGTGCGAAAAACCAATGGCAAAAACAACGGAAGAAGCTAAAAGTATGATTGCAGCGGCAGAACGAACTGGAAAGAAACTAACAATTGGTTATCAAAATAGATTCCGTAAAGACTCCGATTATTTACACCAAATTTGTGAAAATAACGAGCTAGGCGATATTTACTATGCAAAAGCAAAAGCAATTCGTCGTCGTGCAGTACCAACATGGGGCGTATTCTTAGATGAAGAAGCACAAGGCGGTGGACCACTAATTGATATTGGTACCCACGCACTTGATTTAACACTCTGGATGATGGACAATTATAAACCGAAATATGTTGTCGGAAATAGTTATCATAAATTAGCAAAAAAAGAAAATGCAGCAAATGCTTGGGGTTCTTGGGATCCAAAGAAATTTACGGTAGAAGATTCAGCATTTGGTTTCATTACAATGGAAAATGGAGCAACGATAGTATTAGAAGCAAGCTGGGCACTTAATACACTAGATGTCGGTGAAGCAAGAACTTCTCTTAGTGGAACAGAAGGCGGCGCAGATATGGAAGACGGTTTACGGATTAATGGTGAAGCATATAGTCAAATGTACGAAAAGAAAATCCAACTGGATGCAGATGGTGTAGATTTTTATGACGGCGAAGGAGATGATCCAGCGTTAATCGAAGCAGAGCAGTGGTTGGATGCAATTTTAAACAATACAGAGCCAGTTGTAAAACCAGAACAAGCACTTGTTGTGACACAAATTTTAGAAGCCATTTATGAATCATCTAAAACCGGACAACCAGTTTATTTTAATTAA
- a CDS encoding CsbD family protein, with product MSEDKGMKDKAKGLKDKVVGDAKDKLGKATDDKGKQAEGKAQKAKGEVEDKTADAKKKLSE from the coding sequence ATGAGTGAAGATAAAGGCATGAAAGATAAGGCAAAAGGATTGAAAGACAAAGTAGTAGGTGACGCTAAGGATAAACTTGGAAAAGCAACTGACGACAAAGGAAAACAAGCTGAAGGTAAAGCACAAAAAGCTAAAGGCGAAGTAGAAGATAAAACAGCCGACGCGAAAAAGAAATTATCTGAATGA
- a CDS encoding VOC family protein, with protein MTAKMLHTCIRVKDLTESITFYENALGLKEVRRKDFPDFEFTLVYMAFEEGGFELELTYNYDQIEAYDLGNGYGHLAVGVPDVRALLKEHQVAGYTVTDLKGLPGEEPFYYFLTDPDGYKTEIIQDGAL; from the coding sequence ATGACAGCAAAAATGCTACATACCTGTATTCGAGTGAAAGATTTGACTGAATCGATTACTTTTTATGAGAATGCTTTGGGTTTAAAAGAAGTTCGGCGTAAAGATTTTCCGGATTTTGAATTCACACTAGTATATATGGCTTTTGAAGAGGGTGGCTTTGAATTAGAACTAACGTATAATTATGACCAAATAGAGGCTTACGATTTAGGTAATGGTTATGGACATTTAGCTGTTGGTGTTCCTGATGTCCGTGCCTTACTAAAAGAACATCAAGTTGCTGGCTATACTGTGACTGACTTAAAAGGACTTCCAGGTGAAGAGCCGTTTTATTACTTCCTAACTGACCCAGATGGTTATAAAACAGAGATTATTCAAGATGGCGCATTATAG
- a CDS encoding YxeA family protein, whose amino-acid sequence MFTKKRVLIMLATVLLAVCAIWEYAMPTDAAVKSYYLKVEEAGKPVQKNQFKGYEYVSKVYDDKGKQKTLTFYSEKKLTQDDQFKVLIGENKMVVNYKKIKNVPDKIKYLAEQ is encoded by the coding sequence ATGTTTACGAAAAAAAGAGTATTAATAATGTTAGCCACAGTTCTTCTCGCTGTCTGTGCTATTTGGGAGTATGCGATGCCAACTGATGCAGCAGTTAAATCCTATTACCTTAAAGTAGAAGAAGCTGGAAAACCTGTACAAAAAAATCAATTTAAAGGTTATGAATACGTATCAAAAGTTTACGATGATAAAGGAAAACAAAAAACGTTGACTTTCTATTCCGAAAAAAAATTAACTCAAGATGATCAATTTAAAGTATTAATTGGTGAAAATAAAATGGTCGTTAATTATAAAAAAATCAAAAATGTTCCTGACAAAATTAAATACCTAGCTGAACAATAA
- a CDS encoding Crp/Fnr family transcriptional regulator produces the protein MNTLEKRQHEILVNPLHFCKKSGDFAKHSMSIKLSKNELFDVDFVTGIYFVETGIVMKGTQIDDYIGYNQLLKHGDVCNFASFMSLELKRNMGAKLLSPSASVITAVDRDFFIFMVEKHVSMEEFMLYQSKKEIMILQRRCLLNTLKVKDRVKHVIAALGYEYGISNGSNIQIPPELSTTFLSKFMGITREYLSLTLSELKKEGYLLHTKIPIVVNAEKLLNEIPYESLIL, from the coding sequence ATGAATACTTTAGAAAAAAGGCAGCATGAAATTTTAGTCAATCCACTCCACTTTTGTAAGAAGTCTGGTGATTTTGCAAAACATAGTATGAGTATAAAACTTTCAAAAAATGAACTATTTGATGTTGATTTTGTAACGGGAATCTATTTTGTTGAAACAGGGATCGTGATGAAAGGAACACAAATTGATGATTACATAGGGTACAATCAATTATTAAAACACGGTGATGTGTGTAATTTTGCTTCATTTATGTCTCTAGAATTAAAACGAAATATGGGAGCTAAACTATTATCGCCAAGCGCCAGTGTTATTACTGCAGTAGATAGAGACTTCTTTATTTTTATGGTTGAAAAACATGTTAGCATGGAAGAATTTATGCTTTATCAATCCAAAAAAGAAATTATGATACTGCAACGTCGCTGTTTACTGAATACACTTAAAGTAAAAGATCGCGTCAAGCATGTTATTGCAGCGCTTGGATATGAATATGGAATTTCCAATGGTAGTAATATCCAAATTCCTCCAGAGTTATCGACTACATTTTTATCTAAGTTTATGGGGATAACACGGGAGTACCTTAGTCTTACACTGAGCGAACTAAAAAAAGAAGGTTATTTACTCCATACGAAAATACCAATCGTAGTCAATGCTGAAAAATTGCTTAACGAAATTCCATATGAATCATTAATTTTATAA
- a CDS encoding Crp/Fnr family transcriptional regulator — MYSDEEIFKEATTKSLLQLLKKKEDFYKYCYQETLSKGQEILLNDSNDFKIYLVESGYFAYCLQNDQGDSGIICFVGDEVAVNLVPIIKEEPEDSSLRTLTEVKCWVLDPGFVEKTLDESNQKAIYLLSNLLYTRKVYFKASKRTFMKKEARIRACLKEIGLYMGRVTKEREYILPEEINNSILAQYANTTREYTNIIVLKLRKEEILDDSHKPWVIKNMDVL; from the coding sequence ATGTATTCAGATGAAGAAATTTTCAAAGAAGCAACAACAAAATCATTGCTACAACTACTTAAGAAAAAGGAAGATTTTTATAAATATTGTTATCAAGAAACGTTATCAAAAGGCCAAGAAATACTATTAAATGATTCCAATGACTTCAAAATTTATCTAGTAGAAAGTGGTTATTTTGCCTATTGTCTTCAAAATGACCAAGGTGATTCAGGGATTATTTGTTTTGTTGGGGATGAAGTAGCTGTTAATTTAGTGCCAATCATTAAAGAAGAACCTGAAGACTCCAGTTTACGTACTTTGACCGAAGTAAAGTGTTGGGTGTTAGATCCTGGTTTTGTGGAAAAGACTTTAGATGAGTCGAACCAAAAAGCAATCTATTTATTGTCTAATTTGCTCTATACAAGAAAAGTTTATTTTAAAGCAAGTAAGCGTACTTTTATGAAGAAAGAAGCACGTATTCGAGCTTGCCTAAAAGAGATCGGTTTATATATGGGACGCGTAACGAAAGAGAGAGAATATATTTTACCAGAAGAGATTAATAACTCTATTTTGGCGCAATATGCTAACACAACACGAGAGTACACCAACATTATCGTTTTAAAATTACGCAAAGAAGAAATTTTAGATGATAGTCATAAACCCTGGGTGATCAAAAATATGGATGTCTTGTAA
- a CDS encoding sugar phosphate isomerase/epimerase family protein, with the protein MKLGVFTPLFANLPLEDMLDKVKAAGLDAVEIGTGGNPGNHHCPTDELLESESARNAYLEKFSSRGLTISAFSCHDNPISPNKEEAAAADEILRKSIKLASLMNVPVVNTFSGTAGDSDDAKAPNWPVIPWPTVYSDIEAWQWETKLIPYWKEIGELAAAVDVKIGIELHGGFLCHTPYTILKLREETNDAIGVNLDPSHLWWQGIDPVGAIKILGKAGAIHHFHAKDTYLDQDNINMYGLTDMQPYGDVQTRAWTFRSVGCGHSLTEWSDIMSALRTYGYDYVVSIEHEDPLMSIDEGFDRAVTNLQSILIKDKPLDMWWA; encoded by the coding sequence ATGAAATTAGGCGTATTTACACCATTATTTGCAAATTTACCACTAGAAGATATGTTAGATAAAGTAAAAGCAGCTGGGCTAGATGCAGTTGAAATTGGAACAGGTGGAAACCCTGGGAACCATCATTGCCCAACAGATGAACTACTAGAAAGTGAGTCAGCGCGTAATGCTTATTTAGAAAAATTCTCTAGCCGTGGCTTAACTATTAGTGCTTTTAGTTGCCATGATAATCCGATTTCACCAAATAAAGAAGAGGCGGCTGCTGCGGATGAGATTTTACGTAAATCGATTAAGTTAGCTTCGTTAATGAATGTGCCAGTTGTTAATACATTTTCAGGAACAGCAGGAGATAGTGATGACGCCAAAGCACCGAATTGGCCGGTGATACCGTGGCCGACCGTGTATAGCGATATTGAAGCTTGGCAATGGGAAACGAAACTAATCCCTTATTGGAAAGAAATTGGTGAACTTGCAGCGGCAGTAGATGTGAAAATTGGCATTGAATTACATGGTGGTTTTCTCTGTCACACGCCATACACCATTTTAAAATTGCGTGAAGAAACAAATGATGCCATTGGTGTAAACCTTGATCCTAGTCATTTATGGTGGCAAGGTATTGATCCAGTTGGTGCGATTAAAATTCTTGGAAAAGCAGGTGCAATTCACCATTTTCATGCGAAGGATACTTATTTGGATCAAGACAACATTAATATGTATGGACTTACGGATATGCAACCATATGGAGATGTGCAAACTCGTGCTTGGACTTTCCGTTCGGTTGGATGTGGGCATAGTTTAACAGAATGGTCTGACATTATGAGTGCACTTAGAACTTATGGTTATGATTATGTAGTTAGTATTGAACATGAAGATCCATTAATGTCGATTGATGAAGGTTTTGACCGCGCTGTGACTAATTTACAATCCATTTTGATAAAAGATAAGCCACTGGATATGTGGTGGGCTTAA
- a CDS encoding MBL fold metallo-hydrolase encodes MTKIKRIMTGIIQENCYIIYQDNLALIVDPGAEASKIKAVIAELQVTPIAVLLTHCHYDHIGALEEIRKAYSIPVYVSPKEQEWLINPALNLSAHIAETPIVANPAEHEFKLGEYNIEGFHFKVVPTPGHSVGSLSFIFDDFVIVGDALFKGSIGRTDLYTGDFDTLINSITTELFILPDDLRAYSGHGEMTTIGHEKATNPYFN; translated from the coding sequence ATGACAAAAATCAAACGAATCATGACTGGAATAATTCAAGAAAATTGTTATATTATTTATCAAGATAACTTAGCGCTCATTGTTGATCCAGGAGCAGAAGCTAGTAAAATCAAAGCAGTAATTGCTGAACTTCAAGTGACGCCGATAGCGGTTTTATTGACGCATTGTCACTATGACCATATTGGAGCTTTGGAAGAAATTCGGAAAGCTTATTCAATTCCGGTTTATGTTAGCCCGAAAGAACAAGAGTGGCTTATAAACCCGGCACTAAATCTATCGGCGCATATTGCAGAAACACCAATCGTTGCTAATCCTGCAGAACATGAATTTAAGCTAGGAGAATATAATATCGAAGGTTTTCATTTTAAAGTTGTACCGACACCTGGACATTCTGTTGGAAGTTTAAGCTTTATTTTTGACGACTTTGTCATTGTTGGCGATGCACTATTTAAAGGTAGTATTGGACGTACGGACTTATATACTGGTGATTTTGATACATTGATTAATAGTATTACAACAGAATTATTTATTCTTCCAGATGACTTGAGAGCATATTCTGGTCACGGAGAGATGACAACAATTGGCCATGAAAAAGCAACGAACCCCTATTTTAATTAA
- a CDS encoding alkyl/aryl-sulfatase produces MAKNILPKKATKFTKELNDAVKSSLPFENTKDFEDAKKGFIGTWDKVKIDTEDGHPVWDLDDYKFIGDGEAPDSVNPSLWRIGQLNMTNGLFKVTDRVYQVRGYDMSNTTIMEGDTGLVITDTLMSVETARAALELYYEHRPKKPIKAIIYTHSHADHYGGVAGLISKEDVASGKVALIGPEGFMEAAVSENIFAGNAMIRRAEYMYGSRLTRGELGQVDAGLGKSASKGHMSLIAPNDTITFDHEKRVVDGIEVEFLMAPNTEAPSEHMMYFPQFKLINIAEDAVHNLHNILTLRGAQIRDAYEWWKDIDKAIRAFGDKYEVCIGQHHWPTWGNEEINDMLIHQRDAYKYMHDQTLHFINKGLTAIEVAEAVKFPPSLEEKWYLRGYYGTLNHDVKAIYQFYLGWYDGNPADLYPLPPEDVAKKYVEFMGGVDEVLKKARVSYEAGEYRWVAEVVKHAVFAEDKNEEARGLLADALEQLGYQSESGPWRNVFLAGAHELRNSVPDEVISGVTLDIVEGMPFDLILDYMGIRLNGEKSIDKRISMNWHLTDVDEKYHLLVNNSVLIYRDGEEDDKADLTLTTTRDTFNHIFGGAKTFEEAFADQSVKLEGNTKKFGEFASLLDEFNPVFNIVTP; encoded by the coding sequence ATGGCAAAAAACATTTTACCGAAAAAGGCAACCAAGTTTACAAAAGAGTTAAATGATGCAGTAAAAAGTTCTCTACCTTTTGAAAACACAAAAGATTTTGAAGATGCAAAGAAAGGCTTTATAGGCACATGGGATAAAGTCAAAATAGATACAGAAGATGGGCATCCAGTATGGGATTTGGATGACTACAAGTTTATCGGTGACGGAGAGGCTCCAGATTCGGTTAACCCAAGTTTATGGCGTATCGGTCAGCTTAATATGACGAATGGTTTATTCAAAGTAACGGACCGCGTATATCAAGTTCGTGGGTACGATATGTCGAACACAACTATCATGGAAGGTGACACTGGGCTAGTAATTACAGATACATTAATGTCTGTTGAAACGGCTCGTGCAGCGCTTGAACTTTATTACGAGCACCGTCCCAAAAAACCAATTAAAGCAATTATATATACACATTCTCATGCAGACCATTATGGTGGTGTAGCGGGGTTAATTAGTAAAGAAGATGTTGCTTCTGGCAAAGTAGCATTAATTGGTCCAGAAGGATTTATGGAAGCAGCAGTTAGTGAAAATATTTTTGCTGGAAATGCAATGATTCGTCGTGCGGAATATATGTATGGAAGTCGTTTAACACGAGGCGAGCTAGGTCAAGTAGACGCAGGGCTTGGAAAAAGCGCATCCAAAGGTCACATGTCTCTAATTGCACCAAATGATACCATTACTTTTGATCATGAAAAACGTGTAGTTGATGGAATAGAAGTAGAGTTCTTAATGGCGCCAAATACAGAAGCTCCATCTGAACATATGATGTACTTCCCACAATTTAAACTAATTAACATTGCGGAAGATGCAGTACATAACCTGCATAATATTCTAACGCTTCGTGGCGCACAAATACGTGATGCTTATGAATGGTGGAAAGATATTGATAAAGCGATTCGTGCGTTTGGCGATAAATATGAAGTGTGTATCGGCCAACATCACTGGCCAACATGGGGTAACGAAGAAATTAACGATATGTTAATTCACCAACGGGATGCCTATAAATACATGCATGACCAAACACTACATTTTATTAATAAAGGATTGACTGCAATCGAAGTAGCGGAAGCAGTTAAATTCCCGCCATCCCTAGAAGAAAAATGGTATTTACGTGGTTATTATGGAACACTTAACCATGATGTGAAAGCAATTTACCAATTTTATCTTGGCTGGTACGATGGAAATCCAGCTGATCTTTACCCACTACCTCCAGAAGATGTTGCTAAAAAATATGTTGAGTTCATGGGTGGCGTGGATGAAGTACTGAAAAAAGCTCGTGTGTCCTATGAGGCTGGGGAGTATCGCTGGGTTGCTGAAGTAGTAAAACATGCAGTCTTTGCGGAAGATAAAAATGAAGAAGCTAGAGGGTTATTAGCAGATGCATTAGAACAATTAGGTTACCAATCGGAGTCTGGACCTTGGCGGAATGTGTTCTTAGCTGGAGCTCATGAACTTAGAAATTCTGTACCAGATGAAGTTATTTCTGGTGTAACACTGGATATTGTTGAAGGGATGCCATTTGATTTAATTTTAGATTACATGGGTATTCGTTTGAATGGAGAAAAATCCATTGATAAGCGTATTTCCATGAACTGGCATTTGACAGATGTGGATGAAAAATATCATTTACTAGTAAATAATTCCGTATTAATTTACCGTGATGGAGAAGAAGATGATAAAGCCGATTTAACATTAACAACGACTCGTGATACTTTTAATCATATCTTTGGTGGAGCGAAAACATTTGAAGAAGCATTTGCTGATCAATCAGTGAAGTTAGAAGGGAACACGAAGAAATTTGGCGAGTTTGCTTCCTTGCTAGATGAATTCAACCCTGTATTTAATATTGTCACTCCTTAA
- a CDS encoding Gfo/Idh/MocA family protein, with product MKKYQIVIIGYGGMGSYHVTLASAADNLEVLGVFDILEEKRVAAAEKGLKIYPSFEAVLTDDAVDAVLIATPNDTHKELAIRALEAGKHVVCEKPVTMTSEDLLVIMDTAKKENKHFMVHQNRRWDEDFLIIKKMMEQKTIGDIFHLESRVHGANGIPGDWRHLKAHGGGMVLDWGVHLLDQLLFLIDSNVKSVSANLSFALGDEVDDGFVSFITFENGITVQVEVGTTNFIKLPRWYVKGTEGTGIIQDWDLSGEIVKPTALAKLSEPTPIQAGQGLTKTMAPPSEEATETLPLVSPSKLATSFYNNFVEVLNDNSEPIVSNEEVYQVLKLIEAIFRAAEMNQTIQSI from the coding sequence ATGAAAAAATACCAAATCGTAATTATTGGATACGGCGGGATGGGGAGTTATCATGTAACACTTGCTTCTGCTGCTGATAATTTAGAAGTTCTCGGTGTATTTGATATTTTAGAAGAAAAACGAGTTGCAGCAGCAGAAAAAGGCTTGAAAATTTATCCGAGTTTCGAGGCTGTTTTAACAGATGATGCGGTAGATGCAGTGTTGATTGCAACGCCAAATGATACGCATAAGGAATTGGCGATTCGCGCATTAGAAGCTGGGAAACACGTCGTTTGTGAGAAACCAGTTACGATGACAAGTGAAGATTTACTTGTCATTATGGATACTGCTAAAAAAGAAAATAAACATTTTATGGTGCATCAAAATAGACGTTGGGACGAAGATTTCCTGATTATCAAAAAAATGATGGAGCAAAAAACAATTGGGGATATTTTTCATCTTGAATCACGAGTACACGGAGCAAATGGTATCCCAGGCGATTGGCGCCATTTAAAAGCGCATGGTGGTGGGATGGTACTTGATTGGGGCGTTCACTTATTGGATCAACTGCTATTTTTAATTGATAGTAATGTGAAGTCTGTTTCAGCTAATTTAAGTTTTGCGCTCGGTGATGAGGTAGATGATGGATTTGTTTCCTTTATTACTTTTGAAAATGGAATAACTGTGCAAGTGGAAGTAGGAACAACCAACTTCATCAAATTACCTCGCTGGTATGTGAAAGGTACGGAAGGAACAGGAATCATTCAAGATTGGGATTTAAGTGGAGAAATCGTTAAACCAACTGCTCTTGCTAAGTTATCGGAACCAACGCCAATTCAAGCTGGACAAGGGTTGACGAAAACGATGGCACCTCCAAGCGAAGAAGCAACGGAGACCCTACCGCTTGTATCACCAAGCAAGTTGGCCACTAGTTTCTATAATAATTTTGTAGAAGTACTCAATGATAATAGTGAACCAATTGTTTCAAATGAAGAAGTATATCAAGTTTTAAAACTAATTGAAGCAATCTTCCGAGCAGCCGAAATGAACCAAACTATCCAATCTATTTAA